The DNA window GATGCCGACGAGTCCTCGTCGTCCGCCGCCTTCTTTTCCTCCTCGTCCCCACGCGCCGCGGCCGTGGTCGCGCCAGAGGTCTCGTTCTCGTCGTCCGCCGTCTTCTCCTTGGGCCCAAGAACCGTCACCACGGCCGCGCCGGAGGTCTCGTCGTCCGCCGTCCTGATATGGCGCCTAGGCGAGTCGGAGCTCCCGTCGTCCTCCGCGACGTTGCTAAGGCGCCCAGCtggcgcgggcgccgccgcggccgcgcaaGATTCCTCCAGGTCGTCGCCGTCCGGCGCCTCCGCGTGCCCGGGGTGGCGCGGGCTGCGGTACACCTTACACAGGACGAGCCCCTCGAGCTGGTCCCCGATCccgcccgcgccgtcgccgtcgtcctcgTCGTGGAGGCGGAGCTCCACCATGATCCACCCGGTCCGGACGGGCGCGCCGTCGGCGCCCCGCCGCATGAACGAGAAGCTCTGGCGGTACCCGACCTTCCGTCGGCCGTCGAGCGGGTCGAGCACGGGCTTGGGCCCCGCCTCGCCGTGCCACCACCCGGTCCCGCCCGCGACGGTGCGCGCCTTGCGGCGCCCGCGGGGGCTCTTGGTGCGGAGCGGCGAGAGGAAGTACCACGCGCGCTCGCCGTCCCGCGCCATGGCGGCGCGGAACCGCCGCGCGAGCTCGCCGGGCTCGGCGGCGTAGAGGTCCGCCGCGTGCACGAAGGCGCCCGCCGGTCTGACGCCCTGCGCGACCCAGGGCCGGAGGTACGACTTGACGAGGGCCACGTCGGACGGGTGCGAGTcgaaggccgccgccgccgccgccggggcgtGGAACGTGGGGGGCCGCAGCATCGTCGTGTCGTCGGAGtcggaggccggcggcgagcgaTATGGAATgcacgcggcgcggcgcggcggtttATAGGGCGGTGGCGTCGCGTCGGTTTCCTTTCCGTGTCGCGGTCGGACTCCGAGTTGGACTCgaagaggaggcggcggcggcgcggccacgtgGCGTAGACCGCACGCGGTGGAGGCGGTTGGGGTCCGATTCGGTCTGGACTCCGAGTCCGGGTCGGGGGAGGGCAGGAAATGTCGGGTTTGCCCCTAGGATATTGGGCTGAATCTGGGGCCTGTAAGTAAGACGTTATAGAAGCCTTGCTGGGCCTGATCATCTTCTTGAAGCCTGGCTGTTTTCACGATGAAACCCACTGGGTTGGGACACACGACAACCTCTTGGGCCTCCTTTTGTTTTTATTTTTCTGGATCTGGAAATAGCGGTGGCTGTGTCTATGGTAGGTCCCACATGTCAAAGACAATCACGTTGGCAATATGGAGATATTTTTGCCTTCTTCTTTTCCATGTGCTCCGTCCCTCCTCTTCTTTGATTAATCCATTATATTCCAAAAATGATTTGTGGATAAGTTCCTAGGACTTCTATTTTGAAAAGATTTTTCTTGGACTTTTCATATATTTGGGAGCTCActccctccatttcaaattataggtTATTTTGATCTTTTTAAATATATAACATTTTACTGAGCATACTTTACATCTAGTTGTATAGCGAAAATATATACACTTGGAAAAAAGGAAAAACGACCATTTATCAAAGCAAAAGAGTTTTGTAAGCTTGTAACTGTTTTTTGGAGTAATATGCTTGTAACTTTGCTCGTGATTTATCAATGTTGAAGACTTATGCTCAGTTGATTTTATTTCCATCGATTTTTGATTCTGACCTTGAGCTGCCGCACGCAACAGGACCCGAGCCAGCAACACCAGCGAGGAGTCAACTCTCACTGTCCCTGGGCCCCACCTGGCAGAGCTCTGATCTCTCCCTTCCCTTCAAGTAGCAGGTCGTCCCTCCCCTGCGTCCCGCGTCCGCCGCCGAATCCGGCCGCGCAACCACGGCAGGCGCATATGTTCTCAAGAAATAGGCTCATCAGTGTAAATAATGTCATCCTCATGCCTATCTTTAATACTGTATATTTCTGGTATGTTAATGTCACTATAGCATCAAAGAAATGCAAACGAGATTATATTATACTAGATCTGGAGTAGTTTGAGTTCATTTCCGTTTCTTAGATAATGTTTGGTTCCGGCACGAAGCCATCCATGGATCAAATCATCCTGTATCTGACAGCATTCTCACGCTTGGTTTTTGGATCGGACCAACTCGTCCAGAATAGCATCAATCAGATTCATGAAATATTCCACTCAGATGCTGTACTATACCGTGCGGGAAAAATGACCGAACGATTTCATCCAGGACGAATGGATCATGTTTCCTTCACCCCCCGTGACTCATTTCCTCTACTTCACCTCCTCTCCAGTACAGCACCTTCACTCTCACGCACCTCCTCTCCAGTACAGCACCTTCACTCTCTCTTCACTCTCTCTCCTGCTCACGCACCTCCTCTCCTCAGCCTCCTGCTCACTCATCTCCTCTCCCCTACCTCAGTTGGGtattgccggcggcgagcaggagcagccattGGTACGTGAGGAGTTCTCCGTCCCCTCCCCTATCCTTCATTCCATTTATATTCCTAGCATCTTCCCCTAGACGAAGAACAatctcttcctttttttttttgcagcaCTAAAGGGGATTTTGGTGCTTGGATCTGTTCTCTCCCTCAAATCAAGGTATAGATCTGAAATCTCTCTTTGTTACAGCATATGGATTGATGATGGATATAGATTGCTACAAATACCTGTAGATCTAGTTGTCATGTGTTACTGTTTTTGCAAAAATCGATAGGTAAGATATGGTTTATGTCTATGCGTGCCTCTTTTTCTTGCCTGTATATGCCGTACATGCCTGGAGCACCTATTTTTCTTGCCAAAAATCAGACTGCTCACTGTACCAAATTAGCTtgcatttcttttgttttgtTTCTGAAATTTTCTCACATGTTCCTGCTTCCCGTTGGTCATGCAGATGGACAAGAGGAAGATTAAAAGGAGAAAATTAGCTCTGATGCTCATTGTTAGCTGTGCCACATATGTGACTTCTTGTACGGTGGTTCTATTTGTGACGTCTAGAGTACAAAGTAAAAGAAATCGTATTACCTGCGGACCAATGGAGGAGAGGAATAAATCTAGGATCGACTATCTCAATATAAAAATTTATAAGGATGATACAGCCTCCACTAAAATGATAAGGTTTAAGAGAAAACCTTTCTTTCGATTGTGTCAATTTTCGAGGGAACGAACTTTGCTCCGTGACACTGTACATGTGTGCATCGAGGAGCAGGTTGCTATGTTCTTGAATACAGTTGGACACAACCTAAAGAATAGGGTAGTTGGTACAAATTTCACTAGATCTGGTGAAACAGTTAGTCGATATTTTGGATTAGTTCTTCGTGCCATAGGCCAGATAAGCAGTGAGCTTATTCAACCACCTTCACTGGAGACCCCAGCTAAAATTGCAGGAAACCCAAGATAGGATCCATACTTTAAGGTATGATAAATGAAAAAAAAGCTTAGTCCTATACAGTCACATTCCTTAGTTTctgatttttattttcttttatgGATTACAAGGATTGTATCGGTGCTATTGATGGAACACATATAAGAGCATCTGTTAGTAAGTCTATGGAGACATCTTTTCGTGGTAGGAAGCCATTTCCTACACAAAATGTGATTGTGGCTGTAGATTTTGATTTAAAATTCACCTATATGTTGGCTGGTTGGGAGGGAACAGCACATGATGCTGTGGTTTTAGCAGATGCGCTAGAGCGTGAGAATGGCTTACGAGTCCCCGAAGATAATACAATTATTTTGTATACGTAGTTTTTGATTGTACCACATTAATATAATAATTATTTTGATAATATCTTAGGAAAATTTTACCTAGTTGATGCTGGATATGGAGCCAAACCTAGATTCATGCCACCGTTCCGTGGTGTATGATATCACTTGAATGATTTTGGGGCCAATCCTGTGCAAAATGCAGAGGAATTATTCAACCACAGACACTCTTCTTTGCGTGTGACCGTTGAACGTGCCTTTGGATCACTCAAGAGGAGGTTCAAAATTCTTGACGATGCAATCCCCTACTTCCCCTTCCCTGTCCAAGTGGATATTATCGTAGCCTGTTGCATCCTACATAATTGGGTTCTTTCTCAAGGAACAGACCGATTTATTCTACCTGAAAATAACTTGCCACCAAATCCTCGAAGAACACCTAGCCAACAAGCACAGGACCATAGATTCATGGTTGAGAAGAGGCGATTGATTGCTGAAACAATGTGGGCAGATCGCCAAAACTATTATGCTCATCAAGTGTAACAAGGAACCATGTTCTCAAATAATGTATCAGCTTTTTGTGTTTTGTTATCTGAAATTAATATGCCTTTATGTAATATGAACAATTGTGATATTTTGTAATGAATAAATTTTTGTTGGGTGAACTATGTTCATTTCTTTTGCTACTTGGTTATGAATGTATGTCTTGCTTTATTATGTTGTAGATGGATATGGAACAACAAGGGGACAACATGGTTGCAAATGGTGGAGGTGTTGTCCAGTGGCCAAGTGCCATGTCAAGTTTCATGCTTACCTACTTATCTCAGCTTGTAGCCATTGGCACTAAAACTTCTACAGGCTTTAAACAAGTTCATCTTAATATATGTGCAAAGGCTTTGAATGTGACTATGGGTTGGTACTCATGTTGGTAACCATCTCAGAAAATGGAAAAGGATTTATGCAAAGATTGAGAAGCTAAAATACTTGAGTGGAGCTCTTTGGGTTCAAAAAACTTGCACAATATCCCTTGAGAAAGAGCATTACATTGGTCATGTTCAGGTTAGTTTTCTCAACTATGATTCGTGTTACTTTACTAAAATTCTTGCTGAATAAATTATTGTCTTCTAGGACCACCGTGATGATGCCAAATACTTGAACACTCCAATTGAGCACTATCATGAGATGGACACTATTTTTGGTAATAGTTTGGCTACTGGTGCATATGCTAAGGGAGCATATGATCCTCTTGCTACAGTGGTGACTGAAACAGAGAATGCACCAAAAGACACTGAAGATGGTGCGGCAACAGCTGAACAAGTAGGAGCAGATGATGCAACTACTGGGGAATCGTATGGTACAAAACCACCAGCGCCAAAGAAAGCTAAAGTGGCCAATCTTGAAGACCTAACCATGGCAATGGTGGCTATGTTAGGTGATAATCTTGGAAATCTTGCCACAACCATAACAAATATGACGAAGATTGTCGCTTCAGATGATGATGACATTCCTGAGGGACTTTATGAAGATTTGATGAGTATTCTTGGATTTGAAGCTGCACATCTGGATGACTATTATGCTCATTTGTGCGAACATCCACGTGTAGCAAGGCAGTTTTACAAGCTGCCGACACTGTCAAGTAAAATGATATGGATGGTAAGGTAAATCAAGAAGTACCTTTCTGATGGTGGTCTGTAGGTGGTAGTGCAGTCTAATATATATTTTGCTAACCACAAAAACTATAATTATGGTGGTTAATGGCATGTAAGTCTAAGTGCTGGTACTTCTTATTAGAGTCTGTCAAGCTAGTATATATTTTGCTAACCACAAATAGTATAATTATGGTGGTTAATGGTATGTAAGTCTAAATGCTGGTACTGCTACTATGGTGGTTAATGGCATGGAAGCATGAACTTGTGCTGGTGCATGCTACGATGATGCTGATCTAGtattatattttgcaaactTATGCAGAAATGGAATTGTGTATTTGTGATGCTTGTTGTCAGAAAAAAGAGGTAAAGTTACCACCCATAGAAAGAAGGTTACCACATCACGACTCATCCATCTAACCAAATAGAATCTTGTACCATCCTATATCATTTCATCCGGTCAACCAAACAAAATCATAGATCATTTTATAGAGGCTACCAAACAGTTAACTTGAACCATCTCATCCAGGATCAACCCATCAGCTGGACCATCCCATCCAGGATTGAGTTGATTCAAGCAACCAAACACTTCCTAAGTGATTGTTATTGGTATGTTCCCATTTGCCTGATAATAACTTAGTGCTGTTTGGTTAGCCATTAGCGGCAACTTGATAGCTCTTTGTGTCATTGGTGAAAGGCAAGTGTTCATTGTTGCAAACGACCCCTCATATTTTACAGATGAGGAACCGGGTGCTGGTGCTTCAAGTGCATAAGATCATCTAGTTAGTTACCAGGCTGCAAGGCCTTCGTTCCAAGTCAAGAAGGAAACTACTCAGTGATTTTGCTACTGGTATTGGTGAAAGGCAAGTGTTCATTGTTGCAAACGACCCCTCATATTTTACGATTGGTTTTTTTTTTCTCCAGCAGCACTAGGAGCGGTCTCTACAGATGAGGAACCGGGTGCTGGTGCTTCAAGTGCATAAGAAGATCATCTAGTTACCAGTCTGCAAGGCCTTCATTCCAAGTCAAGAAGGAAACTACTCAGTGATTTTTCTGCTGGTATTGTTCTGCAGTCCTAGATGCTATATATGCGGATCGTTGGTGTCAGGAATAATGTACTAGTTAGTAGTCTCTTTTTAGCTCTAAATCTAGTAGCTTACTGCTCAGTGTCAGGTTCTCTTGGGCTTGTTTGCAAGACGGTAACTGAAGCAGGATCGTACTCTTTGTGCTTGGGAAGTTGAGTTTGCAGTCAAACTATGAGACTGATATTGATTCCGCATGCATTGAAGTACTATGGCGTATGGAATTTAAAATGCTGCAATTTTACTCCAATACTAGTTTGATTAACTTGTTGAAATCAGTTTGACATTATGAAACCCGTGTTTTACTCCCAATACTAGCTTGATTAACTTGTTGAAATCAATTCAAAGTGCTAGCTGTTGATTTTCAGGCCTTGCAAGGGCCCCCCTATTTTATGGTCAACTAATGAAGCTTCTTGCCGATCCGTCCGTGCGGAGACTAACCCACATGCGTAATTAACTTAGACTTCTTCTCGTGCGGCAACCTTGCTTTCTTTATTCTAATACATTTGCCATGCACGCGCTGCCCCTTACCTTCCTGCATGCATCTTTCTTCATCCCACGGATTCATCGGCTCCCACATCTTCTACCAGTAATAATAGAATAATCCGGTCATGATGCTAATCATATTTGATTAACGAGGATTCTTCACGTGATATGACCATATATGTGCATGCAAGTTTTATTAGCTTAATTTCTTTCCCTTCTCGTGTGAATTTCAACTAGTAAAACCTCAGCTCTATCGGCAACTCCTTTGCTGTCCATCAGCTCCCATGTTGATGCTCTGTTAGAATAAATTCATATACTAGCCGATAGAAGGCTCACTGCCCACGACTCCTGCGAACGCCTGCTGATAGCCGACAGCACTTTTCTCCTCTCCGAATTATTCTGGATTTGCTGGTCAAAATCCGGTGTAAAACACCTTCTGGGCACGGCATTGGTCACAGCTCTCTAAAGAGGAAGAGAGGAAGATTTTGAAGCCAAGCTGTAGGCGCATGGAAGGTGTTCTGTTGGACTTGTGTGGGACTTGTGCGCGAAGAGTGGCTGGACTTTCAGAAGGCGAGTTGACTGGTAGTGTCGTTAGCAGTCGGTTGCTCTTGGTAGTCTCTTTGGAGTGGGACAGGAGTTGGAGCAGTCTGCGTACTGCACGTTGGTCCTGTTTTCAGTTCTTTAGCTTTGTGCTGTGCAGCCTGCGTGCTGTTGGTTCTATTTGTTTTGGCCGCAGACATTCACTTGTGGATGCTTGAGGCTGgaatttttctttataaaaagaagaagaagatgcagCCTCCTATAGTCTAACAAGTTGGTGAACAACAGTTGCTTCATAATTCCCATCGCAGCTGGCTTATCAAACTGCTGATGGAACTAACTCAGTCACGCGATGGTCAATTGAAAAGCCATCAGCGTTCAGACCTTGCAACACTACCGACATGACATTTTATAACTCTGACGAAGtaattctggagcaacacacgattctttaattttttttaaaaaagaaaaagaatggaGCAACGAACCCTCCCAGTCAGCTTATGAAAGTAAGCGAGCTCGTCTACAGAAATTGAACTGATTGAGGACGAATATAAGGTCCGATCCATAACTGGCACGGTGGCTTAAACTACGAGAAATTTAACTACCAGCTGTCGAGCCTGGCCGGCAACATGTCAACAACAGCAGCAGattctttcttttccccgaaCACGCAGGAGAACCGCATATCATTGTATTAATAGAAGAGAAGGAGTCTTACATAGAcccaaacacacacacacacaaaaccTGCAAGAACTTAATCACCTATATGGTTTTCTAGAAAGACCTGACCACAACATCCACTAAGCTACAGCAGCACTGGCTGTGTTCAAGGACAGACTCAACCAGCAGATTCAACTTGTTGGATTCCCATATGGCCATGAACTAGCATACTTGCATGGCCTCAGGTGTGATTACTTCCCCTCTGCTGGCAATGGCGACACAGAACCTGAAAAGTACAAATCATGCATAATTAGTGACTGCCTACTGGGTAATGTTTACGAACAAGGCACAAGTGGAATGAATAATAATTTAGATAAAAATAAAGATACAAAAGGCCACAAGCAAATCATCTCGCACTGAACTTTTCCTAATGAAGTTTAAAGGGCTCGATCGTGTTTTGTAATGTTAGTTTCAGTTTGGCAGATAAGACGGCTGATACGTACGTACCTGCAGAAGCATGGAAGCTCATGACGGGCAGGGCGTTGTAAAATTCTTCAGGCTCGCTCACCTTCCTCGCCTGCCCTGATTTCAACTCAATCATGAAGGCTTGTAGAATAGAtttttcttatatatatatagattttATATATATACAGAAAAAATGTATATACATGAAaattctatatatatataggaaaaATCTATTATACACGCGCTTGTAGCTACTCCTATATGTGTATCTCAAGATGTAGGACGTATCTGACCCAACAAAAGATACGTACAAGGTGTATGTGATCACACTAGACCATCCGTGATGGTATATACTTTTAAGTATGTGACCATATATGGAGTATATGGACATActcatttttatatactagtactaatgtataatcatgatatatttaaaaaatacgAATGCTTTTAAAAATTTTCGTACATATGCCTTTGAAGcatcttagaattagtatatgaatATACTCAAAACGATAAATGAGTATGCAAACATACACACGGTGGTATACTGATAGTGAGAGTAGTTACAAGCAAGTGTAGATAAAACTTGTcccacacatatatatatatatgtatatgtgtttgtgtgtgtgtgtatatatatatatatatatatatatatatatatatatatcgtgGTGTCCTAGTGCCAAACAGATTGGCAATCTATGACGGAAAGGAAGAGGCCATCGAGGAATGACTAGCCTACCGGTTCTCTTTTTTCGAGACCGCGCCTGAGCACGTATTTCATTAGAATGGAGAGAGTTACAATGACGCAGCTTGGAGAGAACTCTCAAAGTGCAGAGTTACAAGCAAACCACGCATATGGTGGTACGCGACCGACAcatcaagaacaagcaagaaACCCACCACACACCACCCACCAAACGACTAGAGAAAGAAACCGGCTCTAAGTGATATACACCAAAGCTGCCCGCTAACGAGGTCTAGGCGACTACAATCAAAGGCCAGccggagaagaagcggaaggtAAAGCAAGGCTTCGCCTTCAAGTAGGTCAGGACGTCTAGAACGCCGCCAACGTCTGTCCGAAAACAGACCGAGTTTTCACTCGGCAATACCAAAGGGTTCTAGGGGTTGACAATGCCCTTAGCAGGGTAAGGTACGCCCACCGGCGCAGCCGCTGTCGGCGCCGGCGATTGCTAGGCCGAGCTTTCACTCAAGAACCCCCTAACCACAACACCGCACTCCAACCACAGAGGCCAAGCAGACGACAAAGACGCGGCGACGACCACGGGCAGACCAAGGGGTTGAAGCAGATCGAGTACACATAGAGCGCAAACAGGATGCGAGCCTTCCCCAGAGCAGAGAAGTGCCGCGCCGCCGTCATCCCTATCTGCATCCTATTGGGCATGGCCACCAGCGGACGCGCAACAGAAGGTAGGCAGGCGGCACAGCTCCGAGAAACAGAAGGTAGGCGGCACAGCTCCGAGAAGAAAACGGCCTAGGGTTTTCTGCCGCCGCTGGTGCTGCGCAGGGAGAGTAGGCAGAGCCGTGTTAGGCGGATAACTAGGGCAGTGTGGGGCCAAGGAGTCAGTGGCCGCCGTCCGTTTACATGCAAGTTATTCATTTCATTACGCCAGCCCATTATCAGTGATCAGTTAGTAATTTTGAATATTTGTTGCATTCGATCATGCACCAGCTTTTTGTTGAATTTAGGAACCTTCAAGTTAGGAAATAAACATCCTTTTACGGATCGGgaaaaaactcaaaattttgcaCTCTGaatttataaaaaaaaaactctaaTTGTTTTGAACTTTGTACTCCCAAGTCCAAAATTTTGTAGTTCGAAGTTTACACTTTGCATTCACCAATTTTCTACTATGACGACATTACAAGGTTTGTATTGCCGAGCTCAAAACTTTGTAATTCCAAACTTTGTACATGAAGTTTAAGATCTTTTGACTAGCATATTTGAATCTTCATACTCCTAGATGTGAAACTTCGCTATCACACACAATAAATATCCAACAAAAAGAAAACTTTGTATCAGCAGCTAAAAATATTCAACTAAAAAACTTTATGCTAACACATAAAAAACTTTATAAAAGATGGAAAATTACCTTAGACTATAAAATAGTATGCGATCAACAAGGCATCGATTAAAAGTTGATAAACTCTTTACTCGTATATTGAGAACTTTGAAGTTGATTGTGTGCAGCTTTCGACATCTAAA is part of the Panicum hallii strain FIL2 chromosome 2, PHallii_v3.1, whole genome shotgun sequence genome and encodes:
- the LOC112879992 gene encoding NAC domain-containing protein 68-like, translating into MLRPPTFHAPAAAAAAFDSHPSDVALVKSYLRPWVAQGVRPAGAFVHAADLYAAEPGELARRFRAAMARDGERAWYFLSPLRTKSPRGRRKARTVAGGTGWWHGEAGPKPVLDPLDGRRKVGYRQSFSFMRRGADGAPVRTGWIMVELRLHDEDDGDGAGGIGDQLEGLVLCKVYRSPRHPGHAEAPDGDDLEESCAAAAAPAPAGRLSNVAEDDGSSDSPRRHIRTADDETSGAAVVTVLGPKEKTADDENETSGATTAAARGDEEEKKAADDEDSSASTPARKRAKTADDEGVGAASAPKRMAGAPATQQLHCPQCGFHLGALQTLVSPAKSTSETETETGIGQADETQGGGRTGDLPAKDRSFRHFF